Proteins encoded by one window of Candidatus Methylomirabilota bacterium:
- a CDS encoding ABC transporter substrate-binding protein, which translates to MPQGRPTSRRAFLLGATLGLVLAPRATDAQSTRRPMRIGVLTGLGSKFDPETRAIDRALVEGLREHGWVVGRDVLIEFRGAGGRPERLPELAAELVALKVDVIVTTATQSTLVAKAATSTIPIVMLQAADPVATGLVASLARPGGNVTGLGVNFAELSAKRVQLLQEAVPKLSRVAVLWNATFRSMALGFKEIEVAAPTLGVTIQSLRAEGPQDFAAAFAAIRRERPGGLVVLFGPITDRDLPRLVEFTLTHRLPAVFEGIVQQAVDAGGLMSYGTNAADLARRAGVYIDKILRGARPADLPVEEPTKFELVINVKTAKALGLTLPPSLLVRADRVVE; encoded by the coding sequence ATGCCGCAGGGCCGTCCGACGAGCCGCCGCGCCTTCCTCCTCGGCGCCACGCTGGGTCTCGTGCTCGCGCCGCGCGCCACGGACGCGCAGTCGACCAGACGACCGATGCGGATCGGCGTCCTCACCGGGCTCGGGTCGAAGTTCGATCCGGAGACCCGCGCGATCGACCGGGCGCTGGTCGAGGGGCTGCGCGAGCACGGCTGGGTCGTCGGGCGCGACGTCCTGATCGAGTTCCGCGGTGCCGGCGGCCGACCGGAGCGCCTTCCAGAGCTCGCCGCGGAGCTGGTGGCGCTGAAGGTGGACGTGATCGTCACGACGGCCACGCAGTCCACGCTCGTGGCCAAGGCGGCGACGAGCACGATCCCCATCGTGATGCTCCAGGCCGCCGACCCGGTCGCGACCGGGCTCGTCGCGAGCCTCGCGCGGCCGGGTGGGAACGTCACGGGACTCGGCGTCAACTTCGCCGAGCTCAGCGCCAAGCGCGTCCAGCTTCTCCAGGAGGCGGTCCCGAAGCTCAGCCGCGTCGCGGTGCTCTGGAACGCGACGTTCAGGTCCATGGCGCTGGGGTTCAAGGAGATCGAGGTCGCGGCGCCGACGCTCGGCGTGACGATCCAGTCGCTCCGGGCCGAGGGGCCCCAGGACTTCGCCGCCGCGTTCGCCGCGATACGCCGCGAGCGGCCGGGCGGCCTCGTCGTGCTCTTCGGTCCCATCACCGACCGTGACCTGCCGCGCCTCGTGGAGTTCACGCTGACGCACCGGCTCCCGGCGGTGTTCGAGGGCATCGTGCAGCAGGCCGTAGACGCGGGCGGCCTCATGTCTTACGGGACCAACGCCGCGGACCTCGCGCGCCGGGCGGGCGTCTACATCGACAAGATCCTGAGAGGCGCCCGGCCCGCCGATCTTCCCGTCGAGGAGCCTACGAAGTTCGAGCTCGTGATCAACGTGAAGACCGCGAAGGCGCTCGGGCTCACGCTCCCGCCGTCGCTGCTCGTGCGCGCCGATCGCGTCGTCGAATGA